A genomic window from Glycine max cultivar Williams 82 chromosome 17, Glycine_max_v4.0, whole genome shotgun sequence includes:
- the LOC100794730 gene encoding ribose-phosphate pyrophosphokinase 1 isoform X2: MASSLFQPSPSSAMTLSSSSTSSSSSLFTGTLRTLGFVDHSRARISAPNTKCDMSESSNFVNGKPIIPVLNERTLPKFMESAREAKTVSRNSNRLKLFSGRANPTLSQEIARYMGLELGKISIKRFADGEIYVQLQESVRGCNVYLIQPTCPPANENLMELKIMIDACRRASAKNITAVIPYFGYARADRKTQGRESIAAKLVANLITKAGADRVLACDLHSGQSMGYFDIPVDHVHCQPVILDYLASKMISSSDLVVVSPDVGGVARARAFAKKLSDAPLAIVDKRRHGHNVAEVMNLIGDVKGKVAVMVDDMIDTAGTIAEGAALLHEEGAREVYACCTHAVFSPPAIERLSSGLFHEVIITNTIPVAEKNYFPQLTIITVANLLGETIWRVHDDSSVSSIFQ, from the exons ATGGCTTCCTCACTCTTCCAACCTTCTCCGTCTTCCGCCATgactctctcttcttcttctacttcctcttcctcttctctctTCACCGGCACTCTCCGAACCTTAGGTTTCGTTGATCATTCCCGCGCGAGAATCTCCGCGCCTAACACC AAATGTGACATGTCGGAATCGTCGAATTTCGTCAACGGGAAACCGATCATTCCGGTTCTCAACGAACGGACTCTGCCGAAGTTCATGGAATCCGCGAGGGAGGCGAAGACCGTCAGCAGAAACAGTAACCGGTTGAAATTGTTCTCTGGCAGGGCCAATCCCACTCTCTCtcag GAAATTGCTCGGTACATGGGCCTGGAACTCGGAAAGATTTCCATCAAGCGATTTGCTGATGGTGAAATATATGTCCAGTTACAAGAGAGTGTTAGAGGTTGCAATGTTTACCTTATACAGCCAACCTGCCCTCCCGCAAATGAGAATCTCATGGAGCTTAAAATAATGATTGATGCTTGTCGGAGAGCATCGGCCAAAAATATCACTGCTGTGATTCCATACTTCGGATATGCCAGAGCTGATAGAAAG ACTCAAGGGCGTGAATCAATTGCGGCTAAACTTGTTGCGAACCTTATTACAAAAGCTGGGGCAGACCGTGTTCTTGCTTGTGACCTTCATTCAGGGCAGTCCATGGGTTACTTTGATATTCCTGTGGATCATGTACACTGTCAA CCCGTGATCCTTGATTACCTTGCCAGTAAGATGATAAGTTCAAGTGACTTGGTGGTGGTTTCCCCAGATGTTGGTGGTGTTGCAAGAGCACGTGCTTTTGCAAAGAAATTATCTGATGCACCTTTAGCTATTGTAGACAAGAGGCGCCATGGACACAATGTTGCTGAG GTGATGAACCTGATTGGTGATGTAAAAGGAAAAGTTGCTGTAATGGTAGATGATATGATCGACACTGCTG GGACCATTGCTGAGGGTGCAGCACTCTTGCATGAAGAGGGGGCTAGGGAAGTGTATGCATGCTGCACTCATGCTGTTTTCAG TCCTCCAGCAATTGAGAGGTTGTCCAGTGGCTTGTTTCACGAGGTGATTATCACAAACACCATTCCAGTTGCGGAGAAGAACTATTTTCCCCAGTTAACGATTATTACTGTAGCAAACCTTTTGGGTGAAACTATTTGGCGTGTTCATGATGATAGTTCTGTTAGTAGTATTTTTCAGTGA
- the LOC100794730 gene encoding ribose-phosphate pyrophosphokinase 1 isoform X1, giving the protein MASSLFQPSPSSAMTLSSSSTSSSSSLFTGTLRTLGFVDHSRARISAPNTVKCDMSESSNFVNGKPIIPVLNERTLPKFMESAREAKTVSRNSNRLKLFSGRANPTLSQEIARYMGLELGKISIKRFADGEIYVQLQESVRGCNVYLIQPTCPPANENLMELKIMIDACRRASAKNITAVIPYFGYARADRKTQGRESIAAKLVANLITKAGADRVLACDLHSGQSMGYFDIPVDHVHCQPVILDYLASKMISSSDLVVVSPDVGGVARARAFAKKLSDAPLAIVDKRRHGHNVAEVMNLIGDVKGKVAVMVDDMIDTAGTIAEGAALLHEEGAREVYACCTHAVFSPPAIERLSSGLFHEVIITNTIPVAEKNYFPQLTIITVANLLGETIWRVHDDSSVSSIFQ; this is encoded by the exons ATGGCTTCCTCACTCTTCCAACCTTCTCCGTCTTCCGCCATgactctctcttcttcttctacttcctcttcctcttctctctTCACCGGCACTCTCCGAACCTTAGGTTTCGTTGATCATTCCCGCGCGAGAATCTCCGCGCCTAACACCGTG AAATGTGACATGTCGGAATCGTCGAATTTCGTCAACGGGAAACCGATCATTCCGGTTCTCAACGAACGGACTCTGCCGAAGTTCATGGAATCCGCGAGGGAGGCGAAGACCGTCAGCAGAAACAGTAACCGGTTGAAATTGTTCTCTGGCAGGGCCAATCCCACTCTCTCtcag GAAATTGCTCGGTACATGGGCCTGGAACTCGGAAAGATTTCCATCAAGCGATTTGCTGATGGTGAAATATATGTCCAGTTACAAGAGAGTGTTAGAGGTTGCAATGTTTACCTTATACAGCCAACCTGCCCTCCCGCAAATGAGAATCTCATGGAGCTTAAAATAATGATTGATGCTTGTCGGAGAGCATCGGCCAAAAATATCACTGCTGTGATTCCATACTTCGGATATGCCAGAGCTGATAGAAAG ACTCAAGGGCGTGAATCAATTGCGGCTAAACTTGTTGCGAACCTTATTACAAAAGCTGGGGCAGACCGTGTTCTTGCTTGTGACCTTCATTCAGGGCAGTCCATGGGTTACTTTGATATTCCTGTGGATCATGTACACTGTCAA CCCGTGATCCTTGATTACCTTGCCAGTAAGATGATAAGTTCAAGTGACTTGGTGGTGGTTTCCCCAGATGTTGGTGGTGTTGCAAGAGCACGTGCTTTTGCAAAGAAATTATCTGATGCACCTTTAGCTATTGTAGACAAGAGGCGCCATGGACACAATGTTGCTGAG GTGATGAACCTGATTGGTGATGTAAAAGGAAAAGTTGCTGTAATGGTAGATGATATGATCGACACTGCTG GGACCATTGCTGAGGGTGCAGCACTCTTGCATGAAGAGGGGGCTAGGGAAGTGTATGCATGCTGCACTCATGCTGTTTTCAG TCCTCCAGCAATTGAGAGGTTGTCCAGTGGCTTGTTTCACGAGGTGATTATCACAAACACCATTCCAGTTGCGGAGAAGAACTATTTTCCCCAGTTAACGATTATTACTGTAGCAAACCTTTTGGGTGAAACTATTTGGCGTGTTCATGATGATAGTTCTGTTAGTAGTATTTTTCAGTGA